Proteins co-encoded in one Lysobacter solisilvae genomic window:
- the minC gene encoding septum site-determining protein MinC — MTAVVDFELAGDLKIGQVGIANLRIRTLDVARLVDEMRSRVQRAPKLFARAAVVLDFGGLAQAPDAATAQALIDGLRDAGVLPVALAYGTTEIERLSEQLGLPLLAKFRASYERDGESEAAPARAKAAPAPVDEPPRPAATPAAAAPSAPGLIHASPVRSGQQIYAAQRDLSLLANVGAGAEVMADGSIHVYGPLRGRALAGAQGWEQARIFCREFHAELVAIAGHYKVLEDIPKELRGKAVQIWLETGELRLKALD, encoded by the coding sequence GTGACCGCGGTGGTGGATTTCGAACTGGCGGGTGATCTCAAGATCGGACAGGTAGGCATCGCCAACCTGCGCATCCGTACCCTGGACGTGGCCCGGCTGGTCGACGAGATGCGTAGCCGCGTCCAGCGCGCGCCCAAGCTGTTCGCCCGCGCGGCCGTGGTCCTGGACTTCGGCGGCCTGGCCCAGGCGCCCGATGCCGCCACCGCGCAGGCCCTGATCGACGGCCTGCGCGACGCGGGCGTCCTGCCGGTCGCGCTGGCCTACGGCACCACGGAGATCGAACGGCTTTCCGAGCAGCTCGGGCTGCCCCTGCTGGCCAAGTTCCGCGCCTCCTACGAGCGCGACGGCGAATCCGAGGCGGCGCCCGCGCGCGCCAAGGCCGCCCCGGCGCCGGTCGACGAACCGCCGCGCCCGGCGGCGACGCCCGCGGCCGCCGCGCCGTCGGCGCCCGGCCTGATCCACGCCTCGCCGGTCCGCTCGGGCCAGCAGATCTATGCCGCCCAGCGTGACCTCAGCCTGCTGGCCAACGTCGGCGCCGGCGCCGAGGTCATGGCCGATGGCTCCATCCACGTCTACGGCCCGCTGCGCGGCCGGGCGCTGGCCGGCGCCCAGGGCTGGGAGCAGGCGCGTATCTTCTGCCGCGAATTCCACGCCGAACTGGTGGCCATCGCCGGCCACTACAAGGTGCTGGAAGACATTCCCAAGGAACTGCGCGGCAAGGCCGTGCAGATCTGGCTGGAAACCGGCGAACTCAGACTCAAGGCGCTCGACTGA
- a CDS encoding GNAT family N-acetyltransferase, which yields MSIVVRDVREHELDSVLALNNAAGPAILPLDAARLRHFYEHAEYFRVAERDGTIAGFLIGVGSGNDHDSSNFRWFRERYPDFFYIDRIVVASRRRGGGVGRAFYADAQSYAEMRYPQMACEVFLDGTNDPVLLFHGSFGFREVGQHVMAETGTRAAMLMKPLCSYAWVRETYGDALPNQPWIAQPRIAHGSLPPRTGTCP from the coding sequence ATGTCGATCGTCGTCCGCGACGTGCGTGAGCACGAGCTGGATTCCGTCCTTGCCCTGAACAACGCCGCCGGACCCGCCATCCTGCCGCTGGACGCGGCCCGACTGCGTCATTTCTACGAGCACGCAGAGTATTTCCGGGTCGCCGAGCGCGATGGGACCATCGCCGGCTTCCTGATCGGCGTGGGCTCGGGCAACGACCACGACAGCAGCAATTTCCGCTGGTTCCGCGAGCGTTACCCCGATTTCTTCTATATCGACCGCATCGTGGTCGCCAGCCGCCGCCGCGGCGGTGGCGTGGGCCGCGCGTTCTACGCCGACGCCCAGAGCTATGCCGAGATGCGCTACCCGCAGATGGCCTGCGAGGTGTTCCTGGACGGCACCAACGACCCGGTCCTGCTCTTCCACGGCAGCTTCGGCTTCCGTGAAGTGGGCCAGCACGTCATGGCCGAGACCGGCACCCGCGCGGCGATGCTGATGAAGCCGCTGTGCAGTTATGCCTGGGTGCGCGAGACCTACGGCGACGCCCTGCCCAACCAGCCCTGGATCGCGCAACCCCGCATCGCCCACGGCAGCCTGCCGCCGCGCACCGGGACCTGCCCGTGA
- a CDS encoding sensor histidine kinase, producing MLARLNHSQLLRYAGLFTWAAVGLWLLNVWLDPAFVLPEPGQTLTLRVLRWLAVFLTFGLVYWWITRAMGQRHPGFADHALLLVLTACAIGVSYFSGTGLGSILLMVVAGLLPWLLRVPVGVAWLIGGNLATVPVFIDALDFPPMIAVLQSLLYLGFSSFVFVTALVARQQAEAREEQRRLNAELRATRALLGESVRVNERTRISRELHDLLGHHLTALSLNLEVAGHLTPEGRAREHVQQAHTLAKLLLTDVREAVSQLREGGAIDLAAALQPLAENVPALDIHMDIESPLTLDDPERAHVLLRCTQEIITNAVRHANAHNLWISARRQGGTIVVEARDDGRGAEQVTAGNGLRGMRERLVQHGGELKIETQPHSGFRLQLTLPASATLAASEGAIA from the coding sequence ATGCTTGCCCGCCTGAACCATTCCCAGCTGCTGCGCTACGCCGGCCTTTTCACCTGGGCGGCGGTCGGGCTGTGGCTGTTGAACGTCTGGCTGGACCCGGCCTTCGTCCTGCCCGAGCCGGGGCAGACGCTGACCCTGCGCGTGCTGCGCTGGCTGGCGGTCTTCCTGACCTTCGGCCTGGTGTACTGGTGGATCACGCGGGCCATGGGCCAGCGCCACCCCGGCTTTGCCGACCATGCCCTCCTGCTGGTGCTGACCGCCTGCGCGATCGGCGTGAGCTATTTCTCCGGCACCGGCCTGGGCAGCATCCTGCTGATGGTGGTGGCCGGCCTGCTGCCCTGGCTGCTGCGGGTGCCCGTGGGGGTGGCCTGGCTGATAGGCGGCAACCTCGCCACGGTGCCGGTCTTCATAGATGCACTCGACTTCCCACCGATGATCGCGGTGCTGCAGTCGCTGCTCTACCTCGGGTTCTCCAGTTTCGTGTTCGTGACCGCGCTGGTGGCGCGCCAGCAGGCGGAGGCCCGCGAGGAGCAGCGCCGGCTCAACGCGGAACTGCGGGCCACGCGCGCGCTGCTGGGCGAGAGCGTGCGGGTCAATGAGCGCACGCGCATTTCCCGCGAACTGCACGACCTGCTGGGCCATCACCTGACCGCCCTGAGCCTGAACCTGGAAGTCGCTGGCCATCTGACACCTGAAGGCCGCGCACGCGAACACGTGCAGCAGGCCCACACACTGGCAAAGTTGCTGCTGACCGACGTGCGCGAAGCCGTCAGCCAGCTGCGCGAGGGCGGGGCGATCGACCTCGCCGCCGCGCTGCAGCCCCTGGCGGAGAACGTCCCGGCGCTGGACATCCACATGGACATCGAAAGCCCGCTGACCCTGGACGACCCGGAGCGCGCCCACGTGCTGCTGCGCTGCACGCAGGAGATCATCACCAATGCCGTGCGGCACGCCAATGCGCACAACCTGTGGATCAGCGCCCGGCGCCAGGGCGGCACCATCGTGGTGGAGGCGCGCGACGATGGGCGCGGCGCCGAACAGGTCACCGCCGGCAACGGGCTGCGCGGCATGCGCGAGCGCCTGGTGCAACATGGCGGTGAACTCAAGATCGAGACCCAGCCCCATTCTGGATTCCGCCTGCAGCTGACGCTGCCGGCCTCGGCCACCCTGGCCGCAAGTGAAGGAGCCATTGCATGA
- a CDS encoding response regulator — protein sequence MTDKNIRVLLVDDQTLVRQGVRSLLALADGIEVVAEASDGRQAVEVIPQIQPDVVLMDMRMPVMSGLEALQAMARTNSLPPTIILTTFDDDQLVLAGLKAGAKGYLLKDVSLEQLVGAIQTVANGGSLVQPAMTQRLLSGLEHMRNEFVSLDRPDPLTERETEILRLMAGGFSNKEIANSLGVAEGTIKNHVSNILSKLGVRDRTRAVLKAFELQLV from the coding sequence ATGACCGACAAGAACATCCGCGTGCTGCTGGTGGACGACCAGACCCTGGTGCGCCAGGGTGTGCGTTCGCTGCTGGCCCTGGCCGACGGGATCGAAGTTGTGGCCGAGGCAAGCGATGGCCGGCAGGCGGTGGAGGTCATTCCGCAGATCCAGCCCGACGTGGTGCTGATGGACATGCGGATGCCGGTGATGTCCGGCCTGGAGGCGCTGCAGGCGATGGCGCGTACCAACAGCCTGCCGCCCACCATCATCCTGACCACCTTCGACGATGACCAGCTCGTGCTGGCCGGTCTCAAGGCCGGCGCCAAGGGCTACCTCCTCAAGGATGTCTCGCTGGAGCAACTGGTTGGCGCCATCCAGACGGTCGCCAACGGAGGGTCGCTGGTGCAGCCGGCGATGACGCAGCGGCTGCTGTCCGGCCTGGAGCACATGCGCAACGAGTTCGTCAGCCTGGACCGTCCGGACCCGCTCACCGAGCGCGAAACGGAGATCCTGCGCCTGATGGCCGGCGGCTTCTCGAACAAGGAGATCGCCAATTCGCTGGGCGTGGCCGAGGGCACGATCAAGAACCACGTGTCCAACATCCTGTCCAAGCTCGGCGTGCGCGACCGCACGCGGGCCGTGCTCAAGGCCTTCGAGCTGCAGCTGGTCTGA
- a CDS encoding polyketide cyclase, which translates to MTRLIEILISLAIVAVLFTAVGILLPSSRHLAHAVETNRKLPIVFDTLNSVRRFKEWNLAVAGDPKIKLAYTGPDQGVGAKVSWDSEEPALGQGSWEITQSEPGKRVAYAIQDIDRGFDKKSEFILKPTGKNGRNIEITQTYDVDYGWNLLNRYSGLYVSSNVGEEMKAGLSRLTNMLATIPNLDYTVLGKDDPSMAPRIMERPAQNLLVLTAAVPRSDATIQAQIKTNLEWIKKNIAANGLEAVGPVRVITNEFGEMYSFDVAQEVRKPGSTGKLTGLNLTNNVELAYSEPQRVAVVPYTGHYSNLQGVRDALRAWAMTRGYEPTERAYDIWKGGIDAGFTGQEGTYDVVWAIN; encoded by the coding sequence ATGACCCGTCTCATCGAGATCCTGATTTCCCTGGCGATCGTCGCCGTGCTGTTCACGGCGGTCGGCATCCTGCTGCCGTCGAGCCGTCACCTCGCCCATGCGGTGGAAACCAACCGCAAGCTGCCGATCGTGTTCGACACCTTGAACAGCGTCCGCCGCTTCAAGGAATGGAACCTCGCCGTCGCCGGCGACCCGAAAATCAAGCTGGCCTACACCGGTCCCGACCAGGGCGTCGGCGCCAAGGTGAGCTGGGACTCCGAAGAGCCGGCCCTGGGTCAGGGCAGCTGGGAGATCACCCAGAGCGAACCGGGCAAGCGCGTGGCCTACGCCATCCAGGACATCGACCGCGGCTTCGACAAGAAGTCGGAGTTCATCCTGAAGCCGACCGGCAAGAACGGCCGCAACATCGAAATCACCCAGACCTACGACGTCGACTACGGCTGGAACCTGCTCAACCGCTACTCCGGCCTGTACGTGTCCAGCAACGTGGGCGAAGAGATGAAGGCCGGCCTTTCGCGCCTGACCAACATGCTCGCCACCATCCCGAACCTGGACTACACGGTCCTGGGCAAGGACGACCCGAGCATGGCGCCGCGCATCATGGAGCGTCCGGCGCAGAACCTGCTGGTCCTCACGGCCGCCGTGCCGCGCAGTGACGCCACCATCCAGGCGCAGATCAAGACCAACCTGGAGTGGATCAAGAAGAACATCGCCGCCAATGGCCTGGAGGCCGTGGGTCCGGTGCGCGTGATCACCAACGAGTTCGGCGAGATGTATTCGTTCGACGTCGCGCAGGAAGTCCGCAAGCCGGGCAGCACCGGCAAGCTGACCGGCCTGAACCTGACCAACAACGTCGAGCTGGCCTACAGCGAGCCGCAGCGCGTCGCCGTCGTCCCGTACACGGGGCACTACTCGAACCTGCAGGGCGTGCGCGATGCACTGCGCGCCTGGGCGATGACCCGCGGCTACGAGCCGACCGAGCGCGCCTACGACATCTGGAAGGGCGGCATCGATGCCGGCTTCACCGGTCAGGAAGGTACGTACGACGTGGTGTGGGCGATCAACTGA
- a CDS encoding DUF423 domain-containing protein, which produces MDRTHPPLPPISRVLAAAGGLLAAAAVGLSAYASHASQGDARASLYLAAVFAFGHGVALAALAPRAGRRMDRLALSILLVGTVLFCGSLALSRLADVSTGLAPMGGMLLIAGWLLHAAAAARH; this is translated from the coding sequence ATGGACCGCACGCATCCGCCCTTGCCTCCCATCAGCCGCGTTCTTGCCGCGGCCGGTGGGCTGCTGGCCGCCGCGGCGGTCGGCTTGTCCGCGTATGCCTCGCATGCCAGCCAAGGCGATGCGCGCGCCTCGCTGTACCTGGCGGCGGTGTTCGCATTCGGCCACGGCGTCGCGCTGGCTGCTCTCGCACCGCGCGCCGGGCGGCGCATGGACCGGTTGGCGCTGTCGATCCTGCTGGTCGGCACGGTGCTGTTCTGCGGCAGCCTGGCGCTGTCCCGCCTGGCGGACGTGTCCACCGGCCTGGCGCCGATGGGCGGGATGCTGCTGATCGCCGGCTGGCTGCTGCATGCCGCCGCCGCTGCCAGGCACTGA
- a CDS encoding M15 family metallopeptidase, translating to MRSASGQLINTPDIEIWPGGLLRARSNADARALSRARHVLRRKRDGLYLAADLPEGLLAMVPRLRREPGIELALAALDHLTAARAGRVDAAGELPLDRLHDRLDALGLDDSYGQRTGLSLVAEPIALTLAGFDRYRRPLWLTAGAARGWRSLHSAAAREGVALDAISGYRSHDYQLGIFERKRARGLGVEEILTVNAAPGYSEHHSGRAIDIGTLDEPPAEESFEHTPAFAWLRENALGFGFVMSYPRENPHGIVYEPWHWYFAG from the coding sequence ATGCGCTCCGCGTCCGGCCAGCTGATCAACACGCCCGATATCGAGATATGGCCCGGGGGCCTGCTGCGCGCGCGCAGCAACGCCGATGCCCGCGCACTGTCGCGGGCGCGCCACGTGCTGCGACGCAAGCGCGACGGGCTGTACCTGGCCGCCGACCTGCCCGAAGGCCTGCTGGCGATGGTGCCGCGCCTGCGGCGCGAGCCGGGCATCGAGCTGGCGCTGGCGGCGCTGGACCATCTGACGGCCGCGCGCGCCGGACGGGTCGATGCCGCCGGCGAGCTCCCGCTGGATCGCCTGCACGACCGGCTCGACGCACTGGGACTGGACGACAGCTACGGGCAGCGCACCGGCCTGTCCCTGGTCGCCGAACCCATCGCGTTGACGCTGGCCGGTTTCGACCGCTACCGGCGCCCGCTCTGGCTGACCGCCGGGGCCGCACGCGGATGGCGTTCACTGCATTCGGCCGCCGCGCGCGAGGGCGTGGCGCTGGATGCGATCTCCGGTTATCGCAGCCACGACTACCAACTGGGCATCTTCGAGCGCAAGCGCGCCCGCGGGCTCGGCGTGGAGGAGATCCTCACCGTCAACGCCGCGCCCGGCTACAGCGAACATCACAGCGGCCGCGCGATCGACATCGGCACGCTGGACGAGCCGCCCGCGGAGGAGTCGTTCGAACACACGCCGGCCTTCGCCTGGCTGCGCGAGAACGCGCTTGGGTTCGGTTTCGTCATGAGCTATCCGCGCGAAAACCCCCACGGCATCGTGTACGAGCCCTGGCACTGGTACTTCGCGGGCTAG